Within Oribacterium sp. oral taxon 102, the genomic segment ACAGACATTCTCCTCATAGACCTGCAGCTCCTCACGGGACAGCCTGCCCGCCTCATAGCTGCCTACCGCCTCGAAGATCGAGGAAAGGGAACGTTTTTTGCCGTTGACATGCCCCGCCAGCATCGGCCCGCCGGAGACGAAGACGGTCGGCACATTTACCCTCGCCGCCGCCATCAGGAGCCCCGGCACGTTCTTGTCGCAGTTCGGAATCATTACCAGCGCATCAAACTGGTGCGCCCTCGCGAGTGCCTCCGTGGAATCCGCAATCAAATCCCTCGTCACGAGTGAATACTTCATCCCGACATGCCCCATCGCGATGCCGTCGCAGACCGCAATCGCAGGAACCATGACCGGCATTCCTCCCGCCTCCGCGACGCCGAGCTTCACTGCCTCGAGAACCTTGTCAAGGTTCATGTGCCCCGGCACGATCTCATTGTAGGAGCAGACAATGCCGATCATCGGCTTCTTCATCTCCCGCTCCGTGAAGCCGAGCGCATTGAAGAGGCTGCGGTGCGGCGCCTGCTGGATTCCCTCTCTCACATTATACATATTGGTTTTCTCCTCCTTACTCCATAGACCTCTCCCATCTTACACAAAGGCAGGACGGATTACAAGCGATTCTGCGACTTATAAAAATCCGCAAGCAGCGCACCGGAGATATTATGCCATACCGAGAATACAGCCCCCGGAATCGTCGCCAGCGGGTACTGTGCGAAGTGTGTCGCGGCGAGGCTGGTTGCCAGACCGGAGTTCTGCATCCCAACCTCAATCGAAATCGCACGGCACTTCGTAAGATCCATTCCCGTCAGTTTCGCCGCGGCATATCCCGTGCAGTAGCCGAGAAGATTATGGCAGATCACGACCGCAACGATCAGAAGTCCGGAGCGCATCAGACGCGCTGCATTCGCAGAAACCACCGCTGCAATGATCAGTATGATCGCCGTCGCAGACAGCAGCGGCAGGACGCGCACCAGTCTTTCCGTAAGGCTGCGGAAAAAGTAATTCACGATCAGCCCCAGCACGATCGGAAGCAGCACAACCTTGATGACAGAAACAAACATCGCCAATACCCTGACATTTACAGTCTGTCCTGCGTAGAGAAGCGTCAGCAGCGGCGTCATCAGCGGTGCGAGAAGCGTAGATACCGAGGTCATAGATACGGAAAGCGCCACATCTCCGCCTGAGAGATAGGTCATCACATTGGACGAGGTTCCGCCCGGACAGGTTCCTACCAGGATCACGCCGATTGCAAGCTCCGGTTCCAGCCGGAAGAGCTTCGTCAGGAGGAATGCGAGCAGCGGCATCAGCGTAAACTGGCAGACCGCTCCGATCACCACATCCTTCGGACGGCGGAAAACCTCTGCGAAGTCCGATGCCCGAAGCGTCAGCCCCATTCCGAACATCACGATCCCGAGCAGTGTATTGACCCAGGAGGTCTTTACCCAGCTAAGGGAAGCAGGCATAAGCAGCGCCAATGCTGCAATCACAATGACAATCAGTGCCATCCACTTACTGACAAATTCGCTCAGCTTTTCCAGTACCTTCATTCCTTCTCTCCTCTCTCTTCCATAAATTCCCTCCATGCTTGTTCCCTGCTTCGTGTGACGCAGCTTCGCCCGGGAGGCTTCATACAGTAAAATACGCCTCTGCCTCTCTGTGCATCTCAGCACATAAGAGACAAAGGCGTATAAGCTCTGCGGTACCACTCTTATTGCCGTCCCCTCACAGGAACGACCCCTCACGTGCATCAAGCAATGCACTGCCCGGTCACGGGGGCATCCGTTACCGCTTAATTTTCCTCACGGGAAGTTCAGCGATACAGCTCAGAAAGGATTTTCTCGAAGTATTCCGGACTGACTCGCAGCTGCCGTCAGCTCTCTGTACCCTCTCTCTTCGATACTCTTTTTCGTCAAAGCTTTTTTCTATGGAATTGAGACAAATGGTAGCTCTTTCATAGATATTTGTCAAGGATATGAGCGAAGCATTGTTCATATCCTTTGGTTATGAAAAATATTATTTGCTGTCCTTCGCGATCGCCTGTGCCGCGGTTCTTCCGGAAACGAAGATCTCTACGATCGCATTGCCGCCGAGACGATTGCCGCCGTGGATGCCGCCGGTCACCTCTCCCGCCGCATAGAGCCCCGGAATCACCTTGCCGGAAGCGTCCAGTACATGACGGTCGGTATCGATCACGACACCTCCCATGGTATGGTGCGTGGACGGAGCCAGCAGTCTGATCTTCAGCTTCACGCCGTCCAGTGTATAGGTCTCCGGAAGATAATTCCCCTTATCATCCTTCTCCGCCTGCCCGATCAGTCTGGTCCAGCCGGTCTTGGTCACATTGAGCTTATCCTCCGTGCCGGTCATCAATGCCCTGTCATAATCCTCAATGGTCTTCCTGATCTGCTCCTGTGTTGCGGAGAAGCCGAATTCCTTGAGCAGACCCGAAAGCTCATCTACAGTTCTCGTATACTGCCTGTCCGGCACATCCATTTCCCAGGTTTCCGGCGTCTTCGGCGTTCCGTAGGGATAGGGTCCCGGGATTTGCTGCTCGGAATTCGCGATTTCGAGCACCGTCCCCATAGCGCCCTTGTACTCTACGCCGTTCCTGTACTCGCCGAGGGAAAGCACATCCCGCTCTCCGGTTTCATTGACATAGCGCTCTCCGGTTTCCGGAGATACATAGATGGCATAGTTGCCGCCGCCGAAGGCAAGGTTTCCATTGTCCACCCAGGATATCGGCATGAGCTGCGTATATCCCATACCGGTGGTCGCCGCGCCCGCCTGCTCTGCCATGTCGATGCCGTCTCCCTGAAGAGAGGAGCGGTTCGTGGTCTTGGTGCCGGAGGTGATGCTGCCCTTCGCCCAGTAATCGTTGGTGTTCATCACCCGCTCAATGTTGGCAGCATAGCCGCCGGTTGCCAGAATGACGCCCTTATTTGCCCGCAGGGTGACCTCGGTGCCGTCATACTGTGTGCCCTTCACGCCGACTACCCTGCCGTCTTCCACGATCAGGGAATCTACATCGGTTCTGAGCATGATCCTGTTGTCCGCCGCATTTGCCGCCGTCTTCAGAAGCGTATTCTTCGTCGGTGCGAAGTAGGTAGACCATACTGTTTTGCCCGAGGCATTGGCGCCATCCGCATCCGGCTTGCCGTCTCCGTCCAGATCGCTTCCCAGGAAGTCATTCTCCCGCTGCCAGAGCGCGCCGACGATGGTCGGCTGGATGCTCTCGTCAAAGAGCGCACCCTGATCCTCCAGCCAGCCCTTCAGCTCCTGGCCTCCCTCCACAAACTGGGAAACCAGATCATAATTTCCGTAAATCCATTCCGTCTTCTCCGCATTCTGACGAAGTCCGCCGTAATAGGTCTGGAAAATATGAAGGTTTACCGTAGAGAAGAGCGGCAGCTCCGTCTCTGCCTCGCCCGCATCCAGCTTCGGCTGCGCCCAGTCAAGATATGCCTTGATTTCCTTCTTCAGCGCCTGCAGGGTCGGGCGGTACTCCGTGTGCACGCCTGCCTTGGACAAATGCGTAATATCGCCTGCCACGAACTCCACCTTGTCAAAATAGGAGGCGTCGAAGGCAGCCTCGTTCCAGTCCAGAATGGTCTTCAGCACGGTGATATTTCCTGCCGCAGACTTTACCTTATCATAGCTCACGCCCTTATACTCGCCGCTTACCGCATCCGGATTCTCCGCATCCCAGACGAGATATTTCTGCGCAGACTGGAACTGCCCGCCGGAAGCCACGGTATTCCCGCCGATTTCCGCATTTTTCTCCACGACGACAACCGAATCGCCGTTCTGTGCCGCCTGTACCGCGGCTCCCATGCCCGCGCCGCCTGCACCGACAACGACCACGTCATAGCTCTCCTCGATCGGCGTCTGCGCCTCGTGCTTCACGGTGTTCTTCCGGAAGCTCTCGAGGTCGGAAACCTTCGCCTGCGCCGCAGCGTCATTCAGCGCCTCCTTGACCGCGCGGCTCGTGAAGGTCGCACCGGAGACCCCGTCGATGCCGGAGCCGTTGGCTGCGATCGCATCCGCGAAGAGGATTTCATATGCCGGCGTACCGATGTGATTGGTCTCCCGCTCGGACTCGATCTCAATACCGGTGACAGCAGAATCGCTGAAGCTGACCTTCAGGGAAACCGGGCCGTTATAGCCCTGCGCCGTACCGGTATAGCTGCCTGCCGTGAAGCTGAGCGGGCCTGCCTCCTTCGCCGGAGCACTCTCTCCCTTCGCCTGTGCGATCGCTGCGGCTGCCGCTTCCCTGACAGCATCGGAGGTCACGGTCGCGCCGGAAATCGCGTCGATCTCCGCGCTCTGCGCCTTCAGCACTGCTTCTCCCAGCTCCGCGAGGTGCGCGCCGCCGACACTCGGTGTCTCGGCATCTCCGCTCACCTTGACAGCTGTGATCTTCTCCGCATCCGTCGTGATCTCCACGCTGACAGCTCCGCCGAAGCCCTGTGCCGTACCGGTATAGCTTCCCGGGGTGTACAGCCCTGTAGCTGCCGTCGTTTCCGTCTTCGCATTCCCTCCGCAGGCTGCGAGCGATGCTGCGGTCACACCGATTGCGAGCGGCAGTACGATAGATCTTTTTCTCATACTCATCTCCTTTTTGATTTTGTAACAGTTCAGCTAAGCCATTCACAATCCGCCGAAGCAGAAACGATTGCTGTGCATTTGAAATGGACTTTCCGCGAATTGCGAATAAGGGCGAACACTGAATTGACAAAAAAGTAACAAAAGCTCTGAATATATGATACTAAAAAAAATAAAGAAGTGCAACATGTCAGTCGTTTTTCCGCTGTACAAATGAACACGGGAGCCGAACAGAAGATATTTCTCCCATGCGGCTCCCGTGTTCATTTTCTTTCCGCTATGCACCGAATCCGTTATTCCACACTGTCTATAAGCTCCAGACTATGCTCCGCGTTCATCTTCATGCACATCTCCACGAAATGATCGAGCGGGATATTGTTTAATTGCCGGTTGGAGCCGCGGAGGTTGATGGAAACAGTATTCTCCGCTGCCTCCCTGTCGCCGAGCACGAGAATGTACGGATCCTTGTAATTCTTGTACTTCTTGATTTTCTCCTTCATATTGTTGTCGGAGTAATCCGCCTCGGTGCGAATGCGGTAAGCGGCAAGCTTGCCCGCTACCTTCCTCGCATAGTCGTTATGCTCCGGGCGGATCGGTACGATGCCGACCTGATACGGAGAGAGCCAGAACGGGAACGCACCCTTGAAGTTCTCGATCAAAATGCCGATGAAGCGCTCCAGCGAACCGAAGATGGCTCTGTGAATGACCACCGGCGTCTGCTCCGAGCCGTCCTGCGCAGTGTACTTCAGCTCGAAGTTCCGTGGAAGCTGGAAATCGAGCTGCACGGTTCCGCACTGCCACTCTCTGCCGAGCGCATCCTTGATCTGCAGGTCGATCTTCGGTCCGTAGAAAGCGCCGTCCCCCTCATTGACCTCATAATTTCCCTCCCCGTACTTCTTGTCCAGAATACGGCGCAGTGCAGCCTCCGCGTCATTCCAGAGCGCGATATCCCCCATAAAATCGTCCGGTCTGGTGGAAAGCTCCGCGCGGTAGGTGATACCGAAGGTCTTGTAGATCTCGTCCGCAATATTCAGCACATCCTCGATCTCCTCCTCGATCTGGGACTCCATCACGAAGGTGTGGTCGTCATCCTGCCGGAATGCCTGCACACGGAAAAGCCCGTTGAGCTGTCCCGCCTTCTCCTTGCGGTGTACCATATCGGTCTCGGAATAGCGAATCGGGAGATCACGGTAGGAGCGCACCCTTCGCTTGAAGGTCAGCATCGCGTTCGGGCAGTTCATCGGCTTCGCCGCCATGGTGTCATCCGTTTCGATGTCGAAGACGCCGTCCGCATTCTTCCCCGGCACCATAAACATATTGTTTACATAATGTGCCCAGTGCCCGCTGATCAGCCAGAGCTTCTTGTTATTGATGACCGGCGCGGAGATCTCCTGATAGCCGTGAACATCGTGGATATCCCGCCAGTATTGCAGCAGGGTATTAAACAGCTTCCAGCCGCGCGGAAGCCAGTACGGCATCCCCTGCGCGGTTTCCGTGAACATGAAGAGGTCGAGCTGCGGTCCGAGCTTCTTGTGATCGCGCTCCAGCGCCTCCTGCACGAGACGCAGGTGCTCCTTCAGCTGATTCTTGTCCGGAAAAGCGTAGAGATAGATTCTCTGAAGCTGATCCCGATGCTCGTCGCCTCTCCAATATGCGCCGGAGGTGGACTTGATCTTGAACGCCGCGTTCATCAGCTCCTGCGAGTTCTCGACGTGCGGCCCGCGGCAGAGATCTACGAAGTCTTCTCCGGTATAGTAAACGCTCAGAACCTCATCCTCCGGAAGATCCTGAATCAGCTCTGTCTTGAATTTCTGCTCCCTGAAAAGTTCCAGCGCCTCCGCGCGGGAAAGCTCCCTCCGTGTCCAGCTCTCTCTCCTCTTGATGATCTCCCGCATCCTGTCTTCAATCTGCTTGAAGTCCTCCTCCGTTACCGGCTTCGGCAGCACGAAGTCATAGTAGCAGCCGTCCTCGATCTGTGGTCCGATGGCGTACTGCACATCCTTTCCGTAGAGCTCCACCACCGCCTTTGCCAGGATGTGCGCGAGAGAATGCCTGTAAAGTCCGAGATACTGTTCTTTCTCCATTTTTTTCCTCCTAAGTAAAGCATAGAAGCCCCGGCAACCAGCCGACCCTCTCCATGCCTCCTGTATTGAAACCTCTTTTTTATACCACAAGCGCCGAAGCAGTGCAAGGTGCTCCGGCGCATACAGGATCAGTCATCTTCCTCCGGCATAAGCTCTGTCGTCTCTACAGCAGGCGGCAGCAGATAGGAAAATATGACGAAGCCCAGCAGCGCGGCGGCAAGTCCCGGAAGGATCGGCTGGCTGAACTTGATGCCGAAGAGCACACCGCCGGAGACATGCTCGAGATAAAGCACTACAATGGTGCCGGCAAGCAGGGACGCAATGGTTCCTGCCTTCGAAGCCTTCTTCCAATAATGCCCCAGCACATAGGGAAAGAACGAGCCTGCCGCACGAAGGGTGAAGCAAAACATCAGGATAGACACAATGCTCTTCGTATTGAAGAGTGCGATCAGCATCGATGCGATGCCCACCAGACACATCACGAGCTTCGTCACGCGCATCACAGACTCGCTGCTTGCATCCGGCTTCAGTACAGCCTTATAGATATCATTCGCGAAGATGGAGCCCGCGCCCAGGAGATCTGAGTCCGAGCTGGACATCGTCGCAGAGATCACTCCCGCAAAGAGCAGTCCGCAGATCAGCGCCGGCATGGTATTGATCGCCAGCACCGGCAGCGCATATCTCGCACCGACCTTTGCAAAAAGCTCCGCATCGAACTTCCCCATATTGATGAGAGCAAGCGTAATAATACCGAGGATCGTCGGAACAAATGCATAGATGAAGTTAACGAGTGCCGCGAGCCACGCACCACTCTTTGCCGCCCTTTCATCCCGCGCTGCATAGAAGCGGGATACCGCCTCCTGCCCGACAGAGAACGTCGCCGTATACATAACAACCAATGAGATGATCCCAAAGAGATCATAGCCCTGGAAGAGGTCGAGTGTCCCCTCCGGGATATTTGCTCTGATATTTACCCAGCCGCCGGCATAATGCATCGCATACGGAACGGCGATCAGCATCCCGATGACAATGAGGAATACCTGTACGAAATCTGTCAGCGTTACACTCCAAAGCCCGCCCATGATCGAATAAATCGTCACCACAACTGCTACGATTACCACCGCAAGCTTATAATCCAGATTCAGCATCGTGGATAAAATCACTGCGGAAGCAATAAACTGTCCCGCTGTCAAGCCTACAAGGGGCAGAAACATAATCACTGCCGTAATCAGTCCGCATTCCCTGCCGTAACGTCTCCGGAAGAACTCCGGCACCGTCTTTACCGTCGCAGCGCGGAACTTCGGTGCCACAAAGCTCAGGATTACAAACGCAATTCCCATCGTCGTGATGTACCAGGATGCACTCAGACCGAATCCGGACATTCCATTCTGTACGACTCCCAGAGAACTCCCGCCTCCGATTTCAGTCGCCGCCAGTGTCCCCGCCATCAGAATCGGCCCCAGCCGCCGGCCTGCTACCATGAAATCGGTATTACTCGTGATCTTAGTAGAGGAATACCAGCCGATCCAGAGCATGAACAGCAGATAGACGATCACAATCAGTGTCACCATGAAATTTGTACCCATACCTTCCCTCCTTCATCTTCCTGATCTCCCCCTTCCAGCTAAAACAGGGGATATCAATCTGTCCTGATTTTACCATGTTCTCCCGGCTGCAACAATGTCTGTCCGGTGCTTTTTTCTTTTATGAAATCCGATTGGGATTTTATTTCTTTCCGCTTGTCATTCCGACCAGCTCCCGCAGGATGCCGCCGGTCAGCGCTGCCGACAAAAGAAAGGAAAGCAGATCTGCGATCGGTCGGGAGAGCTCCGGCCCGGTCAGTCCGAAGAAACGCGGCACGACGAACAGCAGCATGAATACAAGAAGAACCGCCCGGGAGGAGGCAGCAGCTCCTGCCTCTCCGGACAGTTCCAGAATAATCGATAATCGAGCCTTATGCCATAAGCTCATCTGTTAAATCACATCACGAACCCTATCCATCTCCTGTGATGCGTCACTCCTCCGCTTCCTCCGCCGGCATTGCAACCGGCTTCTCATCCGGAGGTAGAATAATGTTCAGGATCACCGCCATGATGGTCGCCACCACAACCGGAGATTTCCCGAAGATCATCGTGAAGCCCGCAGGGAACTGTGAAAGCGTACCGGATGCCTGCGCAATGCCTACGCCGAGCGCTGCGGACAGACCGACCACCGTCGTATTTCTCGGCGTCAGGTACTCGGTCGTAATCAGCTTCATTCCCGTCATGGCGATAGAAGAGAATACGGTCACGGTCGCGCCGCCGAGCACACACTGCGGAATCGTCGTCAGAATCGCAGAGAACTTCGGACAGATGCCGCAGAGCAGGATCATGATCGCCGTAGTCGTAAATACCTTACGGTTTACGACCTTATTGTTAATGATAATTCCCACGTTCTGGGAATAGGTTGCCGTCGGCAGCCCGCCGAAGAAGGCAGTCAGGAAATTCAGCCCGCCGTACGCTACGATGCCGCTCTGCAGCTCCTGGTCGGTCGGATAACGATCAAAGCCGCCGATTGTCGTCGAAGTAAAGTCACCGATCGCCTGAATGGAGTTGATCGCAAAGAGCAGCCCGATGGAAATGCATGCCGCCAGATTGAAGTGTACCCCAAACGGCAGAAAGCGCGGAAGAGACAGCCAGGATGCCGTGCCGATCTCCGTGAAGCTGATCAT encodes:
- a CDS encoding bile acid:sodium symporter family protein, with amino-acid sequence MKVLEKLSEFVSKWMALIVIVIAALALLMPASLSWVKTSWVNTLLGIVMFGMGLTLRASDFAEVFRRPKDVVIGAVCQFTLMPLLAFLLTKLFRLEPELAIGVILVGTCPGGTSSNVMTYLSGGDVALSVSMTSVSTLLAPLMTPLLTLLYAGQTVNVRVLAMFVSVIKVVLLPIVLGLIVNYFFRSLTERLVRVLPLLSATAIILIIAAVVSANAARLMRSGLLIVAVVICHNLLGYCTGYAAAKLTGMDLTKCRAISIEVGMQNSGLATSLAATHFAQYPLATIPGAVFSVWHNISGALLADFYKSQNRL
- a CDS encoding FAD-dependent oxidoreductase encodes the protein MRKRSIVLPLAIGVTAASLAACGGNAKTETTAATGLYTPGSYTGTAQGFGGAVSVEITTDAEKITAVKVSGDAETPSVGGAHLAELGEAVLKAQSAEIDAISGATVTSDAVREAAAAAIAQAKGESAPAKEAGPLSFTAGSYTGTAQGYNGPVSLKVSFSDSAVTGIEIESERETNHIGTPAYEILFADAIAANGSGIDGVSGATFTSRAVKEALNDAAAQAKVSDLESFRKNTVKHEAQTPIEESYDVVVVGAGGAGMGAAVQAAQNGDSVVVVEKNAEIGGNTVASGGQFQSAQKYLVWDAENPDAVSGEYKGVSYDKVKSAAGNITVLKTILDWNEAAFDASYFDKVEFVAGDITHLSKAGVHTEYRPTLQALKKEIKAYLDWAQPKLDAGEAETELPLFSTVNLHIFQTYYGGLRQNAEKTEWIYGNYDLVSQFVEGGQELKGWLEDQGALFDESIQPTIVGALWQRENDFLGSDLDGDGKPDADGANASGKTVWSTYFAPTKNTLLKTAANAADNRIMLRTDVDSLIVEDGRVVGVKGTQYDGTEVTLRANKGVILATGGYAANIERVMNTNDYWAKGSITSGTKTTNRSSLQGDGIDMAEQAGAATTGMGYTQLMPISWVDNGNLAFGGGNYAIYVSPETGERYVNETGERDVLSLGEYRNGVEYKGAMGTVLEIANSEQQIPGPYPYGTPKTPETWEMDVPDRQYTRTVDELSGLLKEFGFSATQEQIRKTIEDYDRALMTGTEDKLNVTKTGWTRLIGQAEKDDKGNYLPETYTLDGVKLKIRLLAPSTHHTMGGVVIDTDRHVLDASGKVIPGLYAAGEVTGGIHGGNRLGGNAIVEIFVSGRTAAQAIAKDSK
- the thrS gene encoding threonine--tRNA ligase, with amino-acid sequence MEKEQYLGLYRHSLAHILAKAVVELYGKDVQYAIGPQIEDGCYYDFVLPKPVTEEDFKQIEDRMREIIKRRESWTRRELSRAEALELFREQKFKTELIQDLPEDEVLSVYYTGEDFVDLCRGPHVENSQELMNAAFKIKSTSGAYWRGDEHRDQLQRIYLYAFPDKNQLKEHLRLVQEALERDHKKLGPQLDLFMFTETAQGMPYWLPRGWKLFNTLLQYWRDIHDVHGYQEISAPVINNKKLWLISGHWAHYVNNMFMVPGKNADGVFDIETDDTMAAKPMNCPNAMLTFKRRVRSYRDLPIRYSETDMVHRKEKAGQLNGLFRVQAFRQDDDHTFVMESQIEEEIEDVLNIADEIYKTFGITYRAELSTRPDDFMGDIALWNDAEAALRRILDKKYGEGNYEVNEGDGAFYGPKIDLQIKDALGREWQCGTVQLDFQLPRNFELKYTAQDGSEQTPVVIHRAIFGSLERFIGILIENFKGAFPFWLSPYQVGIVPIRPEHNDYARKVAGKLAAYRIRTEADYSDNNMKEKIKKYKNYKDPYILVLGDREAAENTVSINLRGSNRQLNNIPLDHFVEMCMKMNAEHSLELIDSVE
- a CDS encoding sodium:solute symporter family protein produces the protein MGTNFMVTLIVIVYLLFMLWIGWYSSTKITSNTDFMVAGRRLGPILMAGTLAATEIGGGSSLGVVQNGMSGFGLSASWYITTMGIAFVILSFVAPKFRAATVKTVPEFFRRRYGRECGLITAVIMFLPLVGLTAGQFIASAVILSTMLNLDYKLAVVIVAVVVTIYSIMGGLWSVTLTDFVQVFLIVIGMLIAVPYAMHYAGGWVNIRANIPEGTLDLFQGYDLFGIISLVVMYTATFSVGQEAVSRFYAARDERAAKSGAWLAALVNFIYAFVPTILGIITLALINMGKFDAELFAKVGARYALPVLAINTMPALICGLLFAGVISATMSSSDSDLLGAGSIFANDIYKAVLKPDASSESVMRVTKLVMCLVGIASMLIALFNTKSIVSILMFCFTLRAAGSFFPYVLGHYWKKASKAGTIASLLAGTIVVLYLEHVSGGVLFGIKFSQPILPGLAAALLGFVIFSYLLPPAVETTELMPEEDD